The Callithrix jacchus isolate 240 chromosome 20, calJac240_pri, whole genome shotgun sequence genome has a window encoding:
- the TMEM170A gene encoding transmembrane protein 170A isoform X3 yields MEPEGSGGSAGLLQQILSLKLVPRVGNGTLCPNSTSLCSFPGTARPAPAHYAPRRGFGGAVGVRSMGGLPCAPPIGGHELVAQSSSARKNCPCSESWREERGLHLGRRRKALRGGAVICVDLERDVVWCVPVGTGVFSLLSCPRWITGPLHPQTSQIWCSYCWSLPSSREGNDTI; encoded by the exons ATGGAGCCCGAGGGGAGCGGCGGGTCGGCCGGGCTCCTGCAGCAGATCCTGAGTCTAAAGCTTGTGCCGCGGGTGGGCAACGGGACCCTGTGCCCCAACTCCACTTCCCTCTGCTCCTTCCCAGGTACGGCCCGCCCCGCGCCTGCGCACTACGCGCCCCGCCGCGGCTTCGGCGGGGCTGTGGGCGTCCGGAGTATGGGCGGGCTCCCCTGTGCGCCGCCGATTGGCGGG CATGAGCTGGTTGCTCAGAGTTCCAGTGCCAGGAAGAACTGCCCGTGCTCGGAGAGCTGGAGGGAGGAGCGAGGACTTCACCTGGGAAGACGGAGAAAGGCTTTGAGGGGAGGCGCAGTTATTTGTGTTGACCTTGAAAG AGATGTGGTATGGTGTGTTCCTGTGGGCACTggtgtcttctctcttctttcatgTCCCCGCTGGATTACTGGCCCTCTTCACCCTCAGACATCACAAATATG
- the CHST6 gene encoding carbohydrate sulfotransferase 6, with amino-acid sequence MWLPRISSTAVTALLLAQTFLLLFLISRPGPSPPACSEERVHVLVLSSWRSGSSFVGQLFSQHPDVFYLMEPAWHVWTTLSQGSAATLHMAVRDLVRSVFLCDMDVFDAYLPWRRNLSDLFQWAVSRALCSPPACSAFPRGAISSEAVCKPLCARRPFSLAQEACRSYSHVVLKEVRFFNLQVLYPLLSDPALNLRIVHLVRDPRAVLRSREAAAKALARDNGIVLGTNGTWVEADPGLRVVREVCRSHVRIAEAATLKPPPFLRGRYRLVRFEDLAREPLAEIRALYAFTGLSLTPQLEAWIYNITHGSGPGARREAFKTSSRNALNVSQAWRHTLPFTKIRRVQELCTGALQLLGYRPVYSEDEQHDLTLDLVLPRGLNSFSWASSTASHPRH; translated from the coding sequence ATGTGGCTGCCTCGCATCTCCAGCACAGCAGTGACCGCACTCCTCCTGGCGCAgaccttccttctcctctttctgatCTCCCGGCCAGGGCCCTCACCCCCAGCGTGCAGTGAGGAGCGAGTGCACGTGCTGGTGCTGTCTTCGTGGCGCTCGGGCTCATCCTTTGTGGGCCAGCTCTTCAGCCAGCACCCCGACGTCTTCTACCTGATGGAGCCTGCATGGCACGTGTGGACCACCCTGTCACAGGGCAGCGCCGCAACGCTGCACATGGCTGTGCGTGACCTGGTGCGCTCCGTCTTCCTGTGTGACATGGATGTGTTTGATGCCTATCTGCCTTGGCGACGCAACCTGTCTGACCTCTTCCAGTGGGCCGTGAGCCGCGCACTATGTTCGCCACCCGCCTGCAGCGCCTTCCCCAGGGGAGCCATCAGCAGTGAGGCCGTGTGCAAGCCACTGTGCGCACGGAGGCCCTTCAGCCTGGCCCAGGAGGCCTGCCGCTCCTACAGCCATGTGGTGCTCAAGGAGGTGCGCTTCTTCAACCTGCAGGTGCTCTACCCGCTGCTCAGTGACCCTGCGCTCAACCTGCGCATCGTGCACCTGGTGCGCGACCCGCGGGCTGTGCTGCGCTCCCGGGAGGCGGCAGCCAAGGCTCTGGCGCGCGACAATGGCATCGTGCTGGGCACCAATGGCACGTGGGTGGAGGCTGACCCTGGCCTGCGCGTGGTGCGTGAGGTGTGCCGTAGCCACGTCCGCATCGCTGAGGCTGCCACACTCAAGCCGCCACCCTTCCTGCGCGGCCGCTACCGCCTGGTGCGCTTCGAGGACCTGGCGCGGGAGCCTCTGGCAGAGATCCGGGCACTCTACGCCTTCACCGGCCTGAGTCTCACGCCACAGCTTGAGGCCTGGATCTACAACATCACCCACGGATCTGGACCTGGTGCGCGCCGCGAAGCCTTCAAGACTTCGTCCAGGAATGCGCTCAATGTCTCCCAGGCCTGGCGCCACACGCTGCCCTTCACCAAGATCCGCCGCGTACAGGAACTGTGCACTGGTGCTCTGCAGTTGCTGGGCTACCGGCCCGTGTACTCTGAGGATGAGCAGCACGACCTCACCCTAGATCTGGTGCTGCCACGAGGCCTGAACAGCTTCAGCTGGGCGTCATCCACTGCCTCGCACCCCCGGCATTAG